Genomic DNA from Lutibacter sp. A80:
CATCTTGTTCTTCGTTTGAAATTTTAGAACCAGAGTCAATTTTTGCTTGACACATTAAAAAATCTTGTTCATTTGACTTAAAACCGAACAATTGAGATAAAAAATTAATGATTATCCCGAATAAGAACATTGCTCCGGATATCCTAATTAAAGAACTAATACACTGATTATTTTCAGAAAGGAATTTCATCGTTTCTAAACATAGGTAAATACCAGCTCCAGAAATAGTAACGATTAATAAATCTATTCTTTGGATGCTATAGAACATTCCTTGCCAAGATAATTTTTGACGTTCTTTTAACTTTTTCATATTCTTATGATTTTTCATACGAATTTATTGATTTAAAATGATTAATTATTGATTTACATTAAAACATTAGCCAACAATGCATAACCAAAATTGTTGCATTTAGTAAAATAGAATGTTTCTTAATACTAATTTTATTAGTTTTATAAAACGAAAAATTGCAAAAACCAAAACACAACTTTGGTTATTCTAAACCGTTGGCAACAATTTGGAAGTGATTCGTATTTGATGTATATTTACACCAAATAATTAAATTATGTCAAGACAAAGTATATCATTTACAGAACCTAACGACGAATGGCTGAAAGCCCAAGTCAAAGGAAAAGAATATTCAAGCAAAAGCGAATTAGTAAACGATTTAATTAGACAAGCTAGAAAACAACAAATCGAAATTGATTGGATTCGAACTAAATTGGAAAAAGCTGAAAATAGCGGTTTTACAAGCGAATCAAAAAATGAAATTTTAGCTCAATCTAAAAATTTATTAAATGGCTAAATATCGATTAAGTAACGAAGCCAAAAATGACTTAATCCGAATTCATCACTATGGAGTTAAAAAATTTGGAATGACTCAAGCTGATAAATATTTTGAATCATTCTTTGAATACTTTGACATTATATCCCAAAGGCCTTTTTCATTCGAGTCGGTTGATTATATAAAAAAAGACTACAGAAGATGTGTTTGCGGAATAGATAGTATTTACTATAAAATAAATAATAACGTTGTTGAAATAATGGCAATTGTCGGAAGACAAAATTTGAACGAAATACTACAATATGTATAACAAAAACTGTTGCCAACAAAATACTGTGGTAAAAAACAAGTAAAAATGTATTAATTTTTCACTAAAACACTTCTATAATTATAATCATAAATTAGTCCTGATTTTGCAATAGCAAAAACCTGTTTCAGTAGCTTATTACATACTGCTACTAATACTATTTTTTTTACTTCCTTTATACGAAATCTGTGTAAAAAAGACAGGGGATTTTCAATGTTGAACGATATCTATAGTCTCTGCGTATATAATAACCTTAATCCTCTCTTTTGTGCTTTCTTATTTATATGTTTAAATTTAGTGTTTTTATTAAAATGCTAACTCAAGCAGTATAAAATTAATTGCTAGGCTCTAGCCTACTTACGAAAGTCCTCTCTGACTTTCTTTGTCCGTAATTATTTACTAAATTAGTTGCTTAAACCACGCAACAAATCATATTCAACAACCTTGTACATAATTTGACAGATGAAACTAATTGAACACAGAAGAATAATAAATAAGAATCCTCAAGCTTACGAAACGGATTTAGAATCTGAAAGATTAGTTAAATCTATCATTAATCATATTCGAAGTGATTTTTCAAATGTTAGGTTCGACCAACAGAAAAGAGAAATTTTAAGAGAAATAGTAATTCTACTTTTTGAAGCTCAAGAATACAGACCATTTTTTCACGTGGAAGGGACTGAATTACCTCTTTGTTGGAATAGACCTTCAGATTGGAATATAGATTACATAAAATATGAATGGGGCCATTTACTTTCACAGAACCAAATGCCTGAAAAAAGTAGTTCAATTGAAAATATTGGACTTTATTCAGCAAGATGTAATCAACATATTCAGAGTAGTATGAATATTCAAGAATTAATGGTTTACGGAGGACTTTTAGCTCAAAGAATATCAAACGTTTTAACGAATAGGAGAATTTTATTTGAATCTTACAAATGGAAAAACTTAATTTCTAAACTAAAAAGTTAAGAATATTTAAGTAAATTGTTGTCATTTAAATATATTTATAGATTCTCTATTATATGATTATTTCTTACTTTAGCCTTGTTTACGTAATACCGTTTTTACAACAGTAAAATATAAAATCAGATAATTAATGATCCCGTTTTCAAAAAAAACCAATTACTATAGTTCTTTACTTTCTTTAGTTGTGCTTATTATTATGCTAACTCCTAAAACTATTTGCACACAAGAATCAAACGAATCTTATCATAAACGCATGCAATGGTGGGATGAAGGGCGTTTAGGAATGTTTCTGCATTGGGGTGTTTATTCCACATTTGGAGGTGAATACAACGGAATGGATTATGGTAAGGAAATTGGGCAATCAAGTGCCGAATGGATTTACCTTGCTTCAAATATGCCACAAACAGCGTATCAAAATGCTGCTTTAAACTGGAATCCTAATAAATATAATCCAGAAGAATGGGTTAAAATGGCTAAAGATGCTGGTATGACGTATATGGTGCTTACTTCGAAACATCATGATGGTTATGCTCTTTTTAATACAGAAACTACTGATTGGAATAGTGTAGAAACGTCTGCAATAAATCGCGATTTGATAAAAGATTTTGTTTTAGCCTGTAATAAATATGATATGAAAGTAGGTTTTTATTACTCGCATGAAAAGGATTGGATAAATCATGTGCGACAAAATGTAGATCTTAATCCTATTTCTGAAAAATATAAAAATTTTGTAAAACAGCAGATTACTGAATTATTTACAAATTATGGAAAAATTGATTTAATATGGTTCGATATGCCTGTTCAAAAGCACCGTGAATTTAATAAAATGTGTGCAGATTTGGTGAGAAAACTTCAGCCCGAATGTATTATAAATGGTCGTATAGGCAGCGGATTAGGAGATTATAAAAATATTGGAGACCGTGCTATTGTAAATCCTGGTATGGCTGGTTATATGGAATCAATCATGACCATGCGCTTGAATTGGGGCTATGATAAAAATGATGATTATTGGAAATCTTCTGATGAGTTAATAAAAATGGTAAGTAAAAGCGCTTGTCGTGGATCAAACTTTTTATTGAATATTGGTCCTACACCTGAAGGTACTTTCCCTTTACAAGACCAAGTAAGATTAGACAATTTAGGAAAATGGATGAAATTAAATGCCGAAGCTATTTACAAAACAAAAGGCAGTCCTTTTTCAAAAGAACATAAATGGGGATCTTTATCACAAAGCAAAAAAAACAACATTATCTACCTTCATTTATGGAACTGGTCAGGCGGCAACATAACAGTTAATGGTCTACTGTCTAATGTAGAAAGTGCATCATTTTTAGATACTCATAAAAATTTGACTTTTACTCAGCATAAAAATTCTTCAGAATTAATAGTTGAATTACCAAAAATAAACAGCAGCGAGAATCTAAGAATTGTTAAACTAGTAGTGGATAAAAAAACTTTCGATATTACAAAAGGTCCAGACTTTGTAGCTCCAAAAGTTAAACATAAAGAACATTTAAAACTAACTGGTACTATACATAAAATCAATGGTATTAATTTTACAATTACTGGAAGACTAGTTACTCGAGACAAAATAGGTAAGGAAATCTATAAAGATGAAATAACTACTCAATTTACACTAAACGATCAAGTACGTTTTAGAATCAATACAGATGGAGACATTCGTGAAGTACAAAGTCTTAATCTAAACGAGGGTTCAAAATATCATATAGTGTACAGTTCCGATAAAAACAATCCAGAAGTAAAAATCGTTACTGAATTGAAATAAACGAAAATTAACAATTATAAAAAACAACAAAATACCAATACACGTTATACCTAAGCCAAAACTACAAGTGAACATAAATCTTTTATATTTACTTAGAATTGTAACAGTTTAATAGGTTTGTAATTAAAAGTTCCGGTCTCCGCATTCCATCAACGTTAAGTTCCCTATACTAAAAATAAAACAGGAAATATGAAGAAAATAGCGTCATATACTATTTTAGATGATATAAATATTGTCACTGAATATTATAATGGCGGTATTACTATTGAAGACATTATAGAGCTTAAAAAAAGATTGTTTTCTGAAAAACTATACAATCCTAAAATACAAATAATAATGGATTTTAGAACTGCTAATTTACTTATAAAAGAGCCTGAATTAATTTTATATACTGAATTTGCAAAAAACAAATTAAATGCTATTAGCGAAAGAAAAGTTGCGTTTTTAACCAATACACCAAATGAAGTTGTTATTGGTACTTTATTTGAGTTTGTAAAAAAAAATTTACCAATGACTACCGATGTTTTTTCAACCCTTAAAGCTGCAGCCTTATGGTTAAATTTAAGTTATGAAGAAATGGTAAAAGTTGAAAATACTTTTAATGAATTTTTAAAATAAAAACTTGAAATTAAAATAACAACGCTTAATTTTTTCAGTTGAATTAACCAGCAACTACACACATAAATTAAACTTTATAAAACACTTTAAACCAAAAAAAAGACCGTTTAAAAAAACGATCTTTAATATTTACATAATGTATATTTTTATATAACATACATTATTTAGGTAATTAAGCTATAACTTCAACGTTAATAGCGTTTAAACCTTTTCTTCCTTCTTGAGTGTTAAACTGAACTTTGTCATCTTCTCTAATTTCATCTGTTAAACCAGAGTTATGTACAAAAATGTCTTCACCAGTTTCTGATGATTTAATAAATCCAAATCCTTTTGTGTTGTCGAAAAATTTTACTGTGCCTTCTTGCATCTTTACTTAATTTTAAATTATAATTATTTTTTCACAATAAAGAATATCCTAATTAAGATAAGCATAATAAAATATTATTAATGAAAATGTATAAACAAATCCTTATAATTTAATGCGCTATTGAAAAAAGTAATCGTAAATATAAAATTGGAAAGAAGAGAAAAACTCGTAAAAACTAATTGTACTATATACTACCTTAAAACTCTATAGGTATCTTTTATTGTTTTGCAAATGTACCATATTTATTTAACACTTCCTAAATTAATTAAAATTAAAGTTATTTTTCATCAATTTCAATTTAATTATTAAATAGTTTGTTAACGCCTCGTAAAATTTATACTTACATTTGAAATAAAAATAAAGAAACCTTTTATGAAAGTAAAAATC
This window encodes:
- a CDS encoding CopG family transcriptional regulator; this encodes MSRQSISFTEPNDEWLKAQVKGKEYSSKSELVNDLIRQARKQQIEIDWIRTKLEKAENSGFTSESKNEILAQSKNLLNG
- a CDS encoding type II toxin-antitoxin system RelE/ParE family toxin — translated: MAKYRLSNEAKNDLIRIHHYGVKKFGMTQADKYFESFFEYFDIISQRPFSFESVDYIKKDYRRCVCGIDSIYYKINNNVVEIMAIVGRQNLNEILQYV
- a CDS encoding alpha-L-fucosidase; amino-acid sequence: MIPFSKKTNYYSSLLSLVVLIIMLTPKTICTQESNESYHKRMQWWDEGRLGMFLHWGVYSTFGGEYNGMDYGKEIGQSSAEWIYLASNMPQTAYQNAALNWNPNKYNPEEWVKMAKDAGMTYMVLTSKHHDGYALFNTETTDWNSVETSAINRDLIKDFVLACNKYDMKVGFYYSHEKDWINHVRQNVDLNPISEKYKNFVKQQITELFTNYGKIDLIWFDMPVQKHREFNKMCADLVRKLQPECIINGRIGSGLGDYKNIGDRAIVNPGMAGYMESIMTMRLNWGYDKNDDYWKSSDELIKMVSKSACRGSNFLLNIGPTPEGTFPLQDQVRLDNLGKWMKLNAEAIYKTKGSPFSKEHKWGSLSQSKKNNIIYLHLWNWSGGNITVNGLLSNVESASFLDTHKNLTFTQHKNSSELIVELPKINSSENLRIVKLVVDKKTFDITKGPDFVAPKVKHKEHLKLTGTIHKINGINFTITGRLVTRDKIGKEIYKDEITTQFTLNDQVRFRINTDGDIREVQSLNLNEGSKYHIVYSSDKNNPEVKIVTELK
- a CDS encoding cold-shock protein — translated: MQEGTVKFFDNTKGFGFIKSSETGEDIFVHNSGLTDEIREDDKVQFNTQEGRKGLNAINVEVIA